A region of Chloroflexota bacterium DNA encodes the following proteins:
- a CDS encoding ABC transporter substrate-binding protein: MNRIVKKALLPSLMVLVLVLPLFAALGCGDEGEKTYKIGALFAVTGRNAPLGVPEKNVAIMLEKQINDAGGINGRKLKIIVYDTASDETTCVTLAKKLIAQDKVSAIVGPTSTGESIALIDTVTKNKIPMVSCAASYKIVEPVADRYWVFKTPQSDRLAAGEIFAHAQQQGITKVATICDTAGFGKNGEEALGQEAPKYGITIVTKESYGPEDTDMTTQLTKIKGTNAQAIICWGTNPGPAVIAKNKKTLGIDLPLYNSHGIANQEFITLAGDAANGVIFPAGKIIALDAVSDSDPQKAVLQQLLTDYQAAYNKTPNTFAGYAWDAIQMVVMAMKAVGDNKAKIRDYLENNIKNFPGTGGVFNMSPEDHNGLGPGAFLMVKIVDGKWTAIQ; this comes from the coding sequence ATGAACCGAATCGTTAAAAAAGCTCTGCTCCCCAGTCTCATGGTGTTGGTCCTGGTATTACCTCTGTTTGCGGCCTTGGGTTGTGGTGACGAAGGTGAGAAGACCTACAAGATTGGTGCTCTCTTCGCCGTAACCGGCCGCAATGCCCCCTTAGGCGTGCCAGAAAAGAATGTGGCTATTATGCTGGAGAAGCAGATAAATGACGCTGGCGGCATCAATGGCCGCAAACTGAAAATCATCGTTTATGACACTGCAAGCGACGAGACCACATGCGTCACTCTAGCGAAGAAGCTTATCGCCCAAGACAAGGTCAGCGCTATAGTCGGCCCTACCTCTACTGGTGAGAGTATCGCCCTGATAGACACTGTTACCAAGAATAAGATTCCTATGGTGTCCTGCGCCGCTAGCTATAAGATAGTGGAGCCTGTCGCAGACAGATACTGGGTATTTAAGACTCCCCAAAGTGATCGGTTGGCAGCGGGTGAAATCTTCGCCCACGCACAGCAGCAGGGCATAACCAAGGTGGCTACTATCTGCGACACCGCTGGCTTTGGCAAGAACGGTGAGGAGGCCTTGGGGCAGGAAGCTCCCAAGTACGGCATTACCATTGTGACCAAGGAGAGCTACGGTCCAGAAGACACCGATATGACCACGCAACTCACCAAGATAAAGGGCACCAATGCTCAGGCTATAATCTGCTGGGGAACCAATCCCGGCCCGGCAGTCATCGCTAAGAATAAGAAGACCCTGGGTATAGACCTTCCCCTTTACAACAGCCACGGCATAGCTAATCAGGAGTTCATTACCTTAGCCGGCGATGCGGCCAATGGGGTCATCTTCCCTGCGGGCAAGATCATAGCTCTGGATGCGGTATCTGATAGCGATCCGCAGAAGGCAGTGCTCCAGCAGCTTCTGACCGACTACCAGGCCGCCTACAACAAGACCCCCAATACCTTTGCCGGATATGCCTGGGATGCTATCCAGATGGTGGTAATGGCCATGAAAGCGGTAGGCGATAACAAGGCAAAGATAAGGGACTACCTTGAGAACAACATAAAGAACTTCCCCGGCACAGGCGGGGTATTCAACATGTCCCCAGAGGACCACAATGGCCTTGGTCCTGGCGCTTTCCTCATGGTCAAAATCGTAGACGGCAAGTGGACAGCAATACAGTAG